A genome region from Psychrobacter jeotgali includes the following:
- a CDS encoding pilus assembly protein PilP, translated as MMKQLPALLIVSMATLTTGCSDRIGMAEQSMNEIRNEQAQPIEPPPQAELIEDFVYSASLLRSPFLPPSLVNVQNTQTSIDGVRPDITRAKDALEQYELAQLTFRGMVISPEGLQYALIQRPDGSVASITVGDYLGLNDGRVVEITPTQINLIEIVPDSRAGFIERPQSLVSPIS; from the coding sequence ATGATGAAGCAGTTACCGGCGTTATTGATAGTTAGTATGGCAACTTTGACGACAGGTTGTTCAGACCGTATTGGAATGGCAGAGCAGTCAATGAATGAGATTCGTAATGAGCAGGCTCAGCCTATCGAGCCTCCACCTCAAGCTGAGCTGATAGAAGACTTTGTTTATAGTGCTAGCTTGCTACGTAGTCCGTTTTTACCTCCCAGTTTGGTAAATGTACAGAATACTCAGACTTCTATAGATGGTGTACGCCCAGATATTACGAGAGCTAAGGATGCACTCGAGCAGTATGAGCTTGCACAATTAACCTTCCGTGGGATGGTTATCTCACCTGAGGGGCTGCAATATGCTTTGATCCAGCGTCCAGATGGTTCGGTCGCCAGCATAACCGTTGGTGATTATCTTGGACTCAATGATGGACGCGTGGTTGAGATCACTCCCACCCAGATTAATTTGATTGAAATTGTACCAGACAGCCGCGCAGGGTTTATTGAAAGACCGCAGTCGCTGGTTTCTCCCATAAGTTAA
- a CDS encoding penicillin-binding protein 1A, which yields MTQKNTTARLLHFLVGLVIACLALAIILALAVPIGFYGMAMYLSPTLPSIQEIKTANLEMPLQIYSQDDKLIGQYGNRLSLPVTFDEIPEDLTNAFLAAEDSSFFQHSGISIKGLGRAVTEAVTDDEGQTGGSTITMQVAKNYFLSSERTLNRKLTELFLARKMEDELSKDEILTLYVNKIYLGEGAYGIRAAAKKYYSKSLENLTIAEMAMLAGLPKAPSKYNPVANPSRALTRRNWIIGRMHELGYIDAAQQDEAINSPVGLNLYQEKLDVNMPYLAEMTRYALVSRYGEQVVNGGWRVRLTIDSQAQQDAEAAVLKGLIAYDHRHGWRGPEAVDEPVENFRRYSSMYPAKVTKVNSRSFEATMPSGENVTVNWSGMSWARKYISADRFGHLPSNASQVVSEKDIVRLIKTDNGNWQLAQIPDIQGSLVSLNPDTGAVRALVGGFDFNHSKFNRALQGWRQPGSIIKPLIYTTALEKGYRPDSIVSDRPIQVGDWKPNNSDGRFLGDITLRRGLYLSRNLVSIRLLQAIGISDSRDLLDQFGLDKEKLPTTLSLALGTGQATPLQMATAYATFANGGHRIQPYFIEQIYNYDNDLLFQANPQQACALCFNDQLDELNAQLIADGQEGEEDKDSPDSEQLTTTDATESSESEKDSEQVNSTVDLSVYDASPTADRLKAPVVQYLPAAQAPRILKPRVAYEMADILRDVIQRGTGVRAKALGRNDVGGKTGTTNEAKDAWFAGFHPTNTTVVWMGFDQPSTMGRREYGGVAALPVWIDFMRAQLKNTPNQWVSLDNRSKSEKQRQRIIEMTDAGVVTSDEENGANSSNTSKPAKPKVQQRKAPEPEPSVENDANESGSNTTNRNNGGSSTRQNQLPLTPVEQMPPMPE from the coding sequence ATGACCCAGAAAAATACTACCGCTCGTCTTCTTCACTTTTTGGTAGGGCTTGTCATTGCTTGCTTAGCTCTGGCCATCATCCTAGCTTTAGCCGTGCCCATTGGGTTCTATGGCATGGCGATGTATTTATCGCCAACCTTGCCTAGCATTCAAGAGATTAAAACCGCTAATCTAGAAATGCCGCTACAAATTTATAGTCAAGACGATAAGCTTATTGGTCAGTATGGCAATCGTTTGTCGTTACCAGTTACCTTCGATGAGATTCCTGAAGATCTAACTAATGCTTTTTTGGCAGCAGAAGATTCTTCCTTTTTTCAGCATAGCGGTATTAGTATTAAAGGACTTGGTCGGGCAGTCACTGAAGCAGTCACTGACGATGAGGGTCAGACCGGCGGTTCAACCATCACCATGCAGGTAGCAAAAAACTACTTTTTAAGCTCAGAGCGTACTTTAAACCGTAAGCTTACTGAGCTTTTTTTAGCTCGAAAAATGGAAGATGAGCTTAGTAAAGATGAGATTTTGACTTTATATGTCAATAAAATTTATTTGGGTGAAGGCGCATACGGGATACGTGCAGCAGCCAAAAAATATTATAGTAAATCTTTAGAGAATCTCACTATTGCTGAAATGGCTATGCTTGCAGGCCTGCCAAAAGCCCCTTCGAAATATAACCCTGTAGCCAATCCTAGTCGTGCCCTTACTCGTCGCAACTGGATTATTGGGCGCATGCATGAGCTTGGTTATATCGATGCAGCGCAACAGGATGAAGCTATCAATTCGCCTGTTGGTCTCAACTTGTATCAAGAAAAGCTTGATGTAAATATGCCTTATTTGGCAGAAATGACTCGTTATGCTTTGGTCAGTCGCTATGGTGAACAAGTGGTTAATGGGGGTTGGCGTGTACGGCTAACGATCGATAGCCAAGCCCAACAAGATGCAGAAGCTGCGGTACTCAAAGGCTTGATTGCCTATGATCATCGTCACGGTTGGCGCGGTCCCGAAGCAGTTGATGAGCCGGTTGAGAACTTCAGACGTTATAGCAGTATGTATCCTGCTAAAGTAACCAAAGTAAACTCTCGTAGCTTTGAGGCAACTATGCCCTCAGGCGAGAATGTAACGGTTAACTGGTCTGGCATGAGCTGGGCACGTAAGTACATATCCGCCGACCGTTTTGGTCATCTACCAAGTAATGCCTCCCAAGTCGTTAGCGAAAAAGATATTGTGCGTTTAATCAAAACTGATAACGGCAATTGGCAGTTAGCGCAGATACCAGATATTCAAGGTAGCTTAGTCTCCTTAAATCCAGATACAGGCGCTGTTAGAGCACTCGTTGGCGGTTTCGACTTTAATCACAGTAAATTTAATCGTGCTTTACAAGGCTGGCGTCAGCCCGGATCAATTATCAAACCCCTGATATATACTACTGCTCTTGAAAAAGGCTATCGTCCTGACAGTATTGTCTCAGATCGCCCCATTCAAGTTGGAGATTGGAAGCCAAACAACTCTGATGGTCGTTTTTTGGGGGATATTACCTTGCGTCGTGGACTTTATTTGTCGCGCAACTTAGTCTCTATTCGCTTATTACAAGCGATTGGTATCTCTGATTCTCGTGATTTATTAGACCAATTTGGCCTCGATAAAGAAAAGCTTCCAACCACACTGTCATTAGCTTTAGGTACTGGTCAAGCCACTCCTTTACAGATGGCAACCGCCTATGCAACCTTTGCTAATGGTGGGCATCGTATTCAGCCTTACTTTATTGAACAAATTTATAATTATGATAATGATTTATTATTTCAAGCCAACCCGCAACAAGCTTGTGCTCTATGTTTTAACGACCAGCTTGATGAGCTTAATGCGCAACTAATAGCGGATGGTCAGGAAGGCGAAGAAGATAAGGATAGCCCTGACAGCGAACAGCTTACTACCACTGATGCGACAGAGAGCAGTGAGAGCGAAAAAGATAGCGAGCAGGTAAACTCAACTGTGGATTTGAGCGTTTATGATGCTAGTCCAACAGCGGATCGGCTAAAAGCTCCCGTAGTGCAATACCTACCTGCTGCTCAAGCACCCCGTATTTTGAAGCCAAGAGTAGCTTACGAGATGGCTGATATCTTACGCGACGTGATACAACGGGGTACGGGTGTGCGCGCAAAAGCATTGGGCCGCAATGACGTAGGTGGTAAAACAGGGACCACTAACGAAGCAAAAGATGCTTGGTTTGCAGGATTCCATCCTACTAATACTACGGTAGTATGGATGGGTTTTGATCAGCCCTCCACTATGGGTCGCCGTGAGTATGGCGGTGTCGCTGCTCTACCGGTTTGGATAGACTTTATGCGAGCACAATTGAAAAACACTCCCAATCAATGGGTATCGCTAGACAATCGTTCAAAATCTGAAAAGCAGCGTCAGCGTATTATTGAAATGACGGACGCTGGTGTAGTTACCTCTGATGAGGAAAATGGGGCTAATAGCAGCAATACCTCCAAACCTGCTAAACCTAAAGTACAGCAACGTAAAGCACCTGAGCCTGAACCGTCAGTAGAAAATGATGCTAATGAAAGTGGCAGTAATACTACTAACCGCAATAACGGTGGCAGTAGTACTAGACAAAACCAACTACCATTAACCCCTGTAGAACAAATGCCTCCAATGCCAGAATAG
- a CDS encoding pilus assembly protein PilM: protein MKIFPSKSQHFIGVDICATSVKLADVQRQQGLFHLKSYGIESLSPGVVIDKLIVDTEAVGEAIGRLLKRCQISANEAATSVSGSSVITKVIDMDMALSDIEREAQIRLDADQYIPYPLDEVNLDFEVLGPSLVGDNMVQVLLAASRSENVEQRIDALAFGGLKAKVIDIESHAIERAFKLMVDSLPYLPELVALVDIGHNQTTLYIAKNGEFVYNREQLFGGLQLTESIQNRYGLSFEEAMINKRTNTLPDDYYPEILTPFMESILQQITRSLQFYFSSSQYNTIDHLVIAGGSSAIPGLAGMVQQKLNVPVSVANPFINMTINSHIDSEQLINDAPSLMAACGLALRSFD from the coding sequence GTGAAGATATTTCCTTCTAAGAGTCAACATTTTATTGGAGTGGATATTTGTGCCACTTCAGTGAAGCTAGCTGACGTTCAGCGTCAGCAAGGCCTATTTCATCTGAAGTCCTATGGTATTGAAAGTTTATCACCGGGGGTGGTGATAGATAAGCTTATTGTTGATACTGAAGCTGTGGGAGAAGCTATTGGCCGCTTGCTAAAACGCTGCCAAATAAGCGCTAATGAGGCGGCAACTTCAGTATCAGGTTCATCAGTGATTACTAAAGTTATCGATATGGATATGGCACTTAGTGATATTGAACGTGAAGCGCAAATTCGCTTAGATGCCGATCAATATATTCCGTATCCACTAGATGAAGTCAACCTAGATTTTGAAGTACTAGGCCCTTCCTTAGTAGGCGATAATATGGTGCAGGTATTATTGGCCGCCTCACGTTCAGAGAATGTCGAACAACGTATCGATGCGCTAGCTTTTGGGGGGTTGAAGGCAAAAGTGATAGACATTGAGTCTCATGCCATTGAGCGTGCTTTTAAATTAATGGTTGATAGCTTGCCTTATTTACCTGAGTTGGTGGCTTTGGTAGATATCGGCCACAATCAAACGACCTTATATATAGCCAAAAATGGTGAGTTTGTTTATAACCGTGAACAGCTATTTGGTGGTCTACAACTCACAGAATCTATCCAAAATCGTTACGGACTATCCTTTGAAGAGGCCATGATTAATAAGCGTACCAACACTCTACCGGATGATTATTATCCTGAGATTTTGACGCCCTTTATGGAAAGTATCCTGCAACAAATTACCCGCTCTCTACAGTTTTATTTCTCTTCTAGCCAATACAATACTATCGACCATTTGGTAATCGCTGGTGGCAGTAGCGCTATTCCAGGGCTTGCTGGCATGGTACAGCAAAAACTTAATGTGCCAGTCTCGGTTGCCAATCCATTTATTAATATGACCATCAACTCCCATATTGATAGCGAGCAGCTAATAAATGATGCACCGAGCTTAATGGCTGCGTGTGGTTTAGCCCTAAGGAGCTTTGACTAA
- the pilQ gene encoding type IV pilus secretin PilQ, giving the protein MTGRNNKVTMMSNRVSSTFAISALAVSMVAISSNAYAEPRINNVSVVQTAPAVTQLRLGFTGEPVLPTAYQLDAPSRLVLDFEQVQNGLASRYSDYNIGMVKDVTTLSNDSTTRLIVGLEQSGNYTTAIDGNELLLTLTDGSRALRAPAATTSTTTITPTAVTATTISPVTTTNNVISNTNTLITTPMVTPIVEASNVVVAPSVSRTSVIKTTVPADTMVVRVNPLLDPNLAASQVSRQYSYDGLSALNFTAGGNGGGNISMALVSEAIPVDVQRQGNKLVVRMTGSTIPRNLLRRLNVNSGLVDSIDTRNQGQNGVITINMTDDYEYQAYQSGNQLNISIEKPKLLREPTLEEKVYTGEPLSMEFQDVEVRSVLDILAQFTDMNIVASDSVSGSITLRLINVPWDQALDIILKSKNLDKRENGNVILIAPATELATQEAQELEAQQAVEAYAPLRTEYIRLSYAIAKDISNLISQGSGPSNRGSSGINSRLDGAGDNNTLLSNRGTVTIDERTNTLIVKDVAQSIENIRRLISKIDIPVRQVMIEARIVSATDSFSKEIGVRWGILSNGAANNRNLLVGGSDQTLWDLKDFDIETTTVNGQTVSYPSYDISRPDNLNVDLGVANPAGSIAFGLLAMSDVMLDLELSALQADNRGEVISTPKILTADKQTAKVSSGTQIPYQEAAASGATSTSFKEAALSLEATPNITPDGKIGLQLLITNGTPMIINNQVAISEDSISTNVIVEDGQTVVLGGIFRNRSNNGVDKVPFLGDLPYIGRAFRKDVRSNNKEELLIFVTPKLINNGMSRLD; this is encoded by the coding sequence ATGACAGGACGTAATAACAAGGTAACGATGATGAGTAACCGAGTTTCCTCTACTTTTGCCATTTCAGCATTGGCAGTCAGTATGGTTGCAATAAGTAGTAACGCCTATGCTGAGCCGCGGATCAATAATGTCTCGGTAGTACAAACAGCACCTGCCGTCACGCAGCTACGCTTAGGGTTTACTGGTGAACCTGTGTTGCCAACCGCCTATCAGCTAGATGCTCCCAGCCGCTTGGTATTAGATTTTGAGCAGGTGCAAAATGGACTTGCCAGTCGCTATAGTGATTATAATATCGGTATGGTTAAGGATGTTACCACCCTGAGTAATGATAGCACGACTCGGCTGATTGTAGGTTTAGAGCAAAGCGGTAATTACACTACGGCGATTGATGGCAATGAGTTATTATTAACCCTGACGGATGGCAGTAGGGCGCTAAGAGCGCCAGCGGCTACTACTTCAACGACTACTATTACCCCAACGGCTGTCACAGCGACTACGATTAGCCCAGTTACCACCACAAATAATGTCATCAGCAATACCAATACGCTCATTACTACGCCAATGGTCACCCCTATTGTAGAAGCTAGTAATGTCGTGGTTGCCCCAAGCGTTAGTCGTACGTCGGTTATCAAAACCACTGTCCCTGCTGATACTATGGTAGTGCGAGTCAATCCATTGTTGGATCCCAATCTCGCAGCCTCTCAGGTCAGTAGACAGTATAGCTATGATGGTTTATCGGCACTTAATTTTACCGCTGGAGGTAATGGCGGCGGCAATATCAGTATGGCTTTGGTCAGCGAAGCCATTCCAGTTGATGTACAACGTCAAGGTAACAAGCTGGTAGTGCGCATGACCGGAAGCACTATACCCAGAAATCTGCTGCGTCGTCTCAATGTTAATAGTGGTTTGGTTGACAGCATTGATACTAGGAATCAAGGTCAAAATGGTGTCATTACTATTAATATGACGGATGATTATGAGTATCAAGCTTATCAATCAGGCAATCAGCTAAATATCAGCATCGAAAAACCTAAGCTCCTACGCGAGCCTACGCTTGAAGAAAAAGTGTATACTGGCGAACCCTTATCTATGGAGTTCCAAGATGTAGAGGTGCGCAGTGTTCTGGATATTCTAGCCCAGTTTACCGATATGAATATTGTTGCCAGCGACTCGGTAAGTGGCAGTATCACTTTGCGTCTCATCAACGTACCTTGGGATCAAGCACTTGATATTATCCTAAAAAGTAAAAATCTCGATAAGCGTGAAAATGGCAATGTTATCTTAATTGCACCTGCTACTGAGCTTGCTACCCAAGAAGCACAAGAGTTAGAAGCACAGCAAGCGGTTGAAGCTTATGCACCGCTACGCACGGAATATATTCGCCTCAGCTACGCTATTGCCAAAGATATCTCCAACTTAATTTCTCAAGGCAGTGGGCCATCAAATAGAGGCAGTAGTGGTATAAATAGCCGTCTAGATGGAGCTGGAGATAACAATACGCTACTATCCAATCGTGGGACGGTGACTATTGATGAGCGTACTAATACCTTGATTGTAAAAGATGTGGCGCAGAGCATCGAGAATATTCGCAGACTTATCAGTAAAATCGACATTCCAGTACGGCAAGTTATGATTGAGGCGCGGATCGTCAGCGCGACCGATAGCTTTAGTAAAGAGATTGGCGTACGTTGGGGGATATTATCGAATGGTGCTGCTAATAATCGTAATCTATTAGTTGGTGGTAGTGATCAAACCTTGTGGGATCTAAAAGACTTCGATATAGAGACTACTACGGTGAATGGACAAACCGTATCTTATCCTTCCTATGATATCAGCCGTCCAGACAATTTAAATGTGGACTTAGGCGTAGCGAATCCAGCGGGCAGTATTGCTTTTGGTTTGCTGGCTATGTCAGATGTTATGCTGGATTTAGAGTTATCAGCCCTGCAAGCGGACAATCGCGGTGAAGTTATCTCGACGCCGAAGATTTTGACAGCGGACAAGCAGACTGCGAAAGTCTCATCAGGTACGCAAATTCCTTATCAAGAAGCGGCGGCTAGTGGTGCCACTTCTACTAGCTTTAAGGAGGCGGCACTAAGTTTGGAAGCTACCCCAAACATTACCCCAGATGGCAAAATCGGCTTACAGTTATTGATTACTAATGGTACACCCATGATTATTAATAATCAGGTGGCTATCTCTGAGGATTCTATCTCTACCAATGTCATCGTTGAAGATGGACAGACGGTGGTACTAGGCGGAATCTTTAGAAATCGCTCAAATAATGGCGTTGATAAGGTGCCTTTCTTAGGTGATCTGCCTTATATTGGTCGAGCATTCCGTAAAGATGTGCGCAGTAACAATAAAGAAGAATTACTGATCTTTGTCACGCCCAAGCTTATTAATAATGGCATGAGCCGTTTAGATTAA
- the aroK gene encoding shikimate kinase AroK — protein MLEELPSVFIIGPMGAGKTTVGRLLAKQLGRDFVDSDWYIEAQTGADIAWIFAKEGEAGFRERETKAIDELTQRKQIVLATGGGAVLSAENRDFLQQRGVVVYLNAPVDVQMARTAKDKSRPLLQQPNPRKILQDLYSVRDPLYREIAHIVMPTGHTYPRHMVNQLIHKLESFLLPEAVDIDQQSS, from the coding sequence ATGTTGGAGGAATTGCCGTCGGTATTTATAATCGGGCCGATGGGAGCGGGGAAGACCACGGTTGGACGATTATTGGCCAAACAGCTAGGCCGTGATTTTGTGGATAGTGACTGGTATATCGAAGCGCAGACTGGCGCTGATATAGCTTGGATATTCGCCAAGGAAGGTGAAGCAGGTTTTCGTGAACGCGAGACCAAAGCCATAGATGAGCTGACCCAGCGTAAGCAAATTGTGCTTGCCACTGGCGGCGGTGCCGTCTTATCGGCTGAAAATCGTGATTTTTTACAGCAGCGCGGTGTGGTGGTTTATCTTAATGCACCGGTTGATGTGCAAATGGCACGTACCGCCAAGGACAAATCAAGACCATTATTACAGCAGCCTAATCCTAGAAAAATATTACAAGATTTGTATAGTGTTCGCGATCCTTTATATCGGGAAATTGCGCATATTGTCATGCCCACCGGTCATACTTATCCAAGGCACATGGTCAATCAGCTCATACATAAGCTGGAGTCTTTTTTGTTGCCTGAAGCTGTAGACATTGACCAACAATCATCATAA
- the aroB gene encoding 3-dehydroquinate synthase has translation MVRSLFHDSLIVHAQSHDYPIVITEKSSADNSSMATQITPYISGQQVLIVTNDTVAPLYLQPLQAELEAQFTVATCILPDGEQYKNQSSINQIYDVLMAQHFNRDVTLIALGGGVIGDMTGFAAASFMRGVNFIQIPTTLLSQVDSSVGGKTGINHPQGKNMIGAFWQPQMVLADMSTLQTLAPRELSAGLAEVIKYALIMDAEFLSWLEENLPAMMALDLAVLGEAVKRCCEYKAEVVAQDEREAGVRALLNFGHTFGHVIETHEGYGNWLHGEAVAAGMVQAAELSQRMGWLTIEEVARIKHILKLANLPVTPPPIDPAIALNLMGHDKKVKGGQIRLILLKSLGEAALTDDFESQLLTDVLSMPVQ, from the coding sequence ATGGTAAGGTCGTTGTTTCATGATAGTTTAATAGTACATGCCCAAAGTCATGACTACCCTATAGTCATTACTGAAAAAAGTAGCGCTGATAACAGCAGTATGGCGACTCAGATTACCCCTTATATTAGTGGTCAGCAAGTATTGATTGTGACTAATGATACGGTTGCTCCTTTATATTTGCAGCCTTTACAAGCAGAGCTGGAGGCACAGTTCACAGTAGCGACTTGTATTCTGCCGGATGGTGAGCAATATAAAAACCAGTCCAGTATTAATCAGATTTATGACGTATTAATGGCACAGCATTTCAATCGTGATGTTACTTTAATTGCGCTTGGTGGCGGCGTTATTGGAGACATGACGGGCTTTGCAGCGGCAAGTTTTATGCGCGGAGTTAACTTTATTCAAATCCCAACCACTTTGTTATCCCAAGTAGATTCTAGTGTAGGCGGCAAAACCGGTATCAATCATCCGCAGGGCAAAAATATGATTGGTGCCTTTTGGCAGCCACAAATGGTGCTTGCAGATATGAGTACTTTACAGACTTTAGCGCCGCGTGAGCTATCAGCAGGCTTAGCTGAAGTTATCAAGTATGCGCTGATTATGGATGCGGAGTTTTTGAGTTGGCTTGAAGAAAATTTGCCGGCGATGATGGCGCTTGATTTGGCTGTACTCGGTGAAGCTGTCAAGCGTTGCTGTGAGTATAAAGCAGAGGTGGTAGCCCAAGATGAAAGGGAGGCGGGCGTCCGTGCCTTGCTCAATTTTGGTCACACTTTTGGTCATGTGATTGAGACCCACGAAGGCTATGGTAATTGGCTGCATGGTGAAGCGGTCGCGGCCGGCATGGTACAGGCCGCCGAGCTATCACAGCGCATGGGCTGGCTGACTATAGAAGAGGTAGCTCGCATTAAGCACATACTAAAACTTGCTAATCTGCCAGTGACTCCGCCGCCTATCGATCCTGCTATTGCTTTGAATTTAATGGGTCATGATAAAAAGGTCAAAGGCGGACAAATTCGGCTAATTTTGTTAAAATCATTAGGAGAGGCGGCATTAACAGATGACTTTGAGAGCCAGTTATTAACGGATGTACTATCCATGCCGGTGCAATAA
- the pilO gene encoding type IV pilus inner membrane component PilO — MKITRKSSLLNKSNLKKSVVKKTNTTNAVISAKKPFTFNDFRSSFQSLDSENYGSWPIVVKVTVLIFIVAFIAALSWALPISSKIDQINAAESEQQTLLDSYREKESRARHLEAYKLQVAQMETEFNTLLDQLPKDTRVSELVEGINMTGVGSNIRFQDISVEPEVENEFFIEQPIRIAALGEYHQFGSFMSGLAALPRIITMHDFEVSNPQPTLEAIPELNLVLQTKTYRSKDSASEDDAVIDDAGSN, encoded by the coding sequence ATGAAAATTACCCGTAAAAGCAGTCTGCTTAATAAAAGCAACCTCAAAAAAAGTGTCGTTAAAAAAACAAACACTACTAATGCTGTGATTAGCGCAAAAAAACCGTTTACTTTTAATGATTTTCGTAGCAGCTTTCAGTCGCTAGACAGCGAAAACTATGGTAGTTGGCCAATAGTGGTCAAAGTTACGGTATTAATATTCATCGTCGCTTTTATTGCCGCTTTATCTTGGGCGTTGCCCATCAGCAGTAAAATTGATCAAATCAATGCCGCTGAAAGTGAGCAACAAACCTTACTTGATAGCTACCGCGAAAAAGAATCACGTGCCCGTCATCTGGAAGCTTATAAGCTCCAAGTAGCGCAGATGGAAACAGAATTCAATACCCTGTTAGATCAGCTGCCTAAAGACACCCGAGTATCTGAGTTGGTTGAAGGCATTAATATGACTGGTGTCGGTAGTAATATACGTTTCCAAGATATCTCTGTAGAGCCTGAAGTTGAAAATGAATTCTTCATTGAGCAGCCTATTCGTATCGCTGCATTGGGTGAATACCATCAGTTCGGCAGCTTTATGAGTGGCCTTGCTGCTTTGCCACGTATTATCACTATGCATGACTTTGAAGTTAGTAACCCACAACCAACGCTAGAGGCTATTCCTGAGCTGAACTTGGTGCTGCAAACCAAAACTTATCGCTCGAAAGACTCAGCATCGGAAGATGATGCCGTTATTGATGATGCAGGGAGCAACTAA
- a CDS encoding PilN domain-containing protein, which yields MAHINLLPWRQEERLRRNKEFIMLVATVTLLALLAALATWSYFNSELDEQLDANALIKQENSRLDAALVEIDTLEQRREDIISRMQVIQDLQGRRPVPVHLWDDMARALPPALYLNSLKREGDLLTLTGLADNPNVVSSLIRNLDDSQWMGNSAVRNIQQNISAYQPAPDLNETQTVNGQPRPVYPEDSYVQFVVTTQVQSQNTVPTVDETATLASVTAKAGGDS from the coding sequence ATGGCTCATATTAATTTACTACCGTGGCGACAAGAAGAGCGTTTGCGCCGTAACAAAGAATTTATCATGTTAGTGGCAACCGTTACTTTGTTGGCGCTATTAGCGGCACTTGCAACGTGGAGTTATTTTAATAGTGAGCTTGATGAGCAGCTTGATGCCAATGCGCTGATTAAACAAGAAAACAGTCGCTTAGATGCCGCTTTAGTAGAAATCGATACTTTAGAGCAGCGCCGAGAAGATATTATCTCGCGCATGCAGGTTATTCAAGACTTGCAAGGCCGTCGACCAGTACCAGTGCATTTATGGGACGACATGGCTAGAGCTCTGCCACCAGCACTGTATCTAAATAGCTTAAAGCGAGAAGGGGATTTATTAACCTTAACGGGTCTTGCTGACAATCCAAATGTGGTATCAAGTCTAATTCGCAACCTCGATGACAGTCAATGGATGGGCAACTCAGCAGTACGTAATATTCAGCAGAATATCAGTGCTTATCAGCCTGCACCTGATCTAAATGAGACTCAGACTGTCAATGGGCAACCACGCCCCGTCTATCCTGAAGATAGTTATGTACAGTTTGTAGTCACTACTCAAGTACAGTCGCAAAATACCGTGCCAACCGTTGATGAGACAGCTACGCTGGCTAGTGTTACCGCTAAAGCTGGAGGTGACTCATGA